The Candidatus Dormiibacterota bacterium genome segment ATCGTCCTCTCCGAGAGCGACCGCGAGCGCACCGCCTACCACGAGTCCGGGCACGCCCTGCTCGGCCTGCTCCTCCCCGGTGCCGACCCGGTGCGCAAGGTCTCGATCGTGCCTCGCGGACGGGCCCTCGGGGTCACCGTCCAGAGCCCCGTCGACGACCGGCAGAACTACCCCGAGGACTACCTGATGGCCCGGATCATCGGCGCCCTGGGCGGCCGGGCGGCCGAGCTGCTGATCTACGGGGTGGTCACCACCGGGGCGGAGAGCGACCTCAAGCAGGTGACGAACATCGCCCGCGAGATGGTGGTGCGCTGGGGCATGAGCCCGCGCGTCGGGCCGCTCAACCTCGCCGACGACGGCGAGGGCGGCTCGCTGCTGGCCCCGCAGCGCCTCTACAGCGAGGCCACGGCGCAGGTGATCGACGCGGAGATCCGGCGGATCGTCGAGGAGTGCTTCGAGCGCGCCGGCCTCCTGCTCCGGGAGAACCGGGGGCCGCTGGAGGCGCTCACCCGCGCCCTGCTGCGCGAGGACACCCTCGGCGAGCACGAGATCCTGGCCATCACCGGAATCGTCCCCAGCCCGGACCGGCCGGCGGCGGCCGAGCCCCGGCCGGTGGTGTCGGTGGTCGGCTGACCGGCATGAGCGGGAGACCTCCCACCCGCACCGGGTCTCCCCATGAGGTGCTGCCCCGGCGGGTGGCGATCAACGAGGTGCTGATGCGACCCATGGAGCAGGCGGATTAGGGCGCCCGACTGGTCGGCGATCGCCCAGCTGGCGACCGCGGCCGGCACCCTGGCGCTGGCGATCGCGACCTTCTTCTCCATCCGCTCCGCCAACCACGCGGCGCGGGTGGCCGAGCGCACCCTGCTGGTCGGGCTGCGCCCGGTGCTGATGCCCTCGCGCGCCGAGGACCACGTCGAGGACGTCCTCTTCGGCGACGACCACAGCCTCTCCGTCCGCGGCGGCCTCGCCGTGGTCGAGGAGGTCGAGGGCCGCTACTACCTGGCGATCTCGCTCCGCAACGTCGGCGCCGGGCTGGCGGTGCTCCGCGGCTGGCACGTCTCCGACGGGCGCGAGCGCTTCGACCACGACCACGTCGACGTCGACGCCGCCCGCCGCCAGCAGCGCGACCTCTACGTCGGCGCCGGCGACATCGGCTACTGGCAGGGGGCGGTGCGCGAGCTCGACGACCCCTTCCTCCCGGTCGTGCGCCAGGCGGTCACCGGGGGCACCCCGCTGACCGTCGACCTGGTGTATGGCGACCACGAGGGCGGCCAGCGCACCGTCAGCCGCTTCGTGCTCTATCCCCGCGAGGACGGCGGCGCCGAGTGGCGCTCCGAGGTGACCCGCCACTGGCACCTCGAGGGGCCGTCGCCACGGTGAGCGTCCTGGTTGTGGTTCGGGGGACACGTGACATCGCGCGGCACCGGCTGGCGCCATCCGGGATGGCACGGATTGTCGAGCGGCTACCATCCCCGGGTGGCCTGCATGGACCGCGTCTTCGCCGCCCTCTACGACCGGCTCCTGGCGCCCTCGGAGCGCGGCTGGCTGGGCGAGGAACGCCGCCGGCTGGTCGGGCGTGCAAGCGGCGACGTGCTCGAGATCGGGGGCGGGACCGGCGCCAATCTGGCGCACTACGGTGAGGTCGACCGGCTCGTGATCACCGAGCCGGAGGAGCCGATGCGCCGCCAGCTGGAGCGACGGACCCGGTCGCTGGGTCGCGCCGTGGTCGTGGACGATGCGCCGGCGGAGCGCCTCCCCTTCGCCGACTCCAGCTTCGACACGGTGGTGTCCACGCTGGTGCTCTGCACCGTGCGCGACCCCGCCGCCGCACTCACCGAGATCGGCCGCGTGCTCCGCCCCGGTGGCCGGCTGCTCTTCCTCGAGCACGTCCGGGGCGACGGCCGTCGCGGCCGTCTCCAGGCCCGCTTCACCCCTGTGTGGCGAGTCCTCGCCGGCGGCTGCCACCTCGACCGTGACACCGTCGCGGCGATCCGCCAGCATTTCGAGGTGCGCGAGCTCACCTCGCTGCAGCCCCGGGGCGCCCTCGAGATGGTGGTCCGTCCCGGGGTCGTGGGCGTGGCCGTCAGAGCCTGAACCCGCGTCGCGGAGGGCTCACCGGTGGGCTTGTCCCTCCGCGCCGCGGCCAATCCTGAGAGAACGGGTTCATACGCAACACGTCCGGTTCCTCAGTCGACGGTGCCGTGGTACTTTTTCTCGTCGGCTCGCCTGTAATGTCGGCGGCATGGGCGTCCGGAGAAGGGTTGGGGCCCGCGCCACGCCGCGGGCCGGAGGACACATCGACATGGCCGGGTCCGGGTCCGGGTCCCCCAGCTTCCGCGGTGTCTCCGCCGTGGACGAGGTCCACATCCTCTGGATGACCGCGGGCCTCAGCTGCGACGGCGACTCGGTGTCGATGACCGCGGCCACCCAGCCGAGCATCGAGGACGTCCTCCTCGGCACCATCCCCGGCCTCCCCAAGGTGCACCTTCACAACCCCTTCCTCGCCTACGAGGTCGGCGAGGAATTCATGGAGTGGTTCTACCGTGCGGAGCGCGGTGAGCTCGACCCCTTCGTGGTCGTCTTCGAGGGCTCGGTGCCCAACGAGAACAACAAGGAGGAGGGCTACTGGGCGGCGTTCGGCACCGACCGGGTGACCCAGCAGCCGATCACCACCTGCGAGTGGATCGACCGCCTCGTCCACCACGCCTGGGCGGTGGTCGCCGTCGGCACCTGCGCCGCCTACGGCGGGATCCACGCGATGCTCGGCAACCCGACCGGCGCCATGGGTCTGACCGACTACCTCGGCAAGGGCTGGCGGTCGCGCTGCGAGCTGCCGGTGATCAACGTCCCCGGCTGCCCGGCGAAGCCGGACAACATCATGGAGACCCTCCTGGCCGTCCTCTGGCACCTCGCCGGCCTCACCGAGACCATCCCGCTCGACCAGCTGGGGCGGCCGACCTGGCTGTTCAACATGATGGCGCGCGAGGGCTGCTCCCGCACCGGGTTCAACGAGCACGCCGACTTCGCCACCGGCTTCAACTCCGTCAAGTGCCTCGCCAAGCAGGGCTGCTGGGGCTCGGTGGTCAACTGCAACGTCTCCAAGCGCGGCTGGATGGGCGGCATCGGCGGCTGCCCGAGCGTCGGCGGCATCTGCATCGGCTGCACCATGCCCGGGTTCCCCGACCGGTTCATGCCCTTCCTCGACACGCCGATGGGCGGGAAGCTCGTCTCCGAGCTGCTGCCGCCGCAGGGGCTGCGGCTGCGCGCGGTGCGCATGATCGCCAATGCCGAGGTCAACGTCGAGCCGACCTGGCGCGCCCCGGAGATCACGTGAACGCCCCCGGCGGGACGGGCTCGGGCGCCTCGATCGCCGCCATCGACGCCGCAGCCCTCGAGGCGCGGCAGCGCGGCCACAACCTCGCCGGGTTCCGCCGGCTCTGCAACAGCGCCGGGTATCAGTTCTGCGCGCGCTGTCGTGGCTGCGGCCAGGAGGTGAGCGTGCACCGGGGCAACGGCTCCTGGTGGCACTCCCCCATCGCCCCCTGTCCGCGCGTCCACGACGAGCGCAACGGTGGCCCCGAGGCTAGCGGGCGGCGCTGAGCGGAGCGTCCCGCCGCATGTCGCGGGCGCTGACCTCGACGCGCAGGCAGCGCTCGCAGTCGTGACAGATCAGGTGCAGGATCTGCGGCCGGTCCAGCGGCCGGGCGAGTGAGTGGCGGCGGCCACAGCACTCGCACGTGACGATGATGTGCACGGTGTCCCCCTCATATCCGCCCCGGGCCGGCTGCCGGTCTCCGGGTTGGTGACGCGCTCTCGACACCGCTTCTCTCCCCAGGACTCCGATGATCCGCGGATGAGACGCGCGAGCGCTGAAAAACCTGCGCGGTTCCGGCCAAAGCCGTGCGATTGCAGTGATTGAACCGTCACCGGCCCGGCGGTTGCGCCGTGCGCACCGTGCCATGCGATTGCGCCGCACGCAGACCTCGACGCGAGCCAGGGCATGCTCATGACACCGGATGCTTGCGCAGCCAGTGCAGCACCTGGGCGGCGTGCGCGTCCGGCGGGAAGACGGGATAGAACACGTGCTCGACGGTCCCGTCGCGGACGACGAGGGTGAGCCGCCGGTAGAGCACCATCCCGTCGACCGAGAAGGTCGGCAGCCCCAGCTGCGCGCCGAGCCGCAGCTCCGGGTCGGAGAGCAGCGGGTAGGGCAGCGCCAGACGGCCGGCCGCCTCGTCCTGGTCGGCCCCGCTCTGCGCCGACAGCCCCAGCAGCGCGGCGCCGGCGCCGCTCAGGTCGGCGTGGTGGTCGCGGAACGAGCACGCCTCCGGGGTGCAGCCCCGCGCCCCGGGGATGTCGTCCCAGCCGGTGGGCAGCGGCTCGCCGGGGGTGCCGGTGCGGGGATAGACGAACAGCACGGTGCGGCCGCCGCCGAGGGCGCCGAGGTCGACCTCGCCGCCGCCGGTGGCGCGCAGCCGGAGCGGTGCCAGCACACGCCCCGGCAGGTGGTCGGCCGCACCGTCGTCGACGGGGACCGGCAGTCCGGAGGGCAGCAGCTCGTAGGCGCTCACGGCCCTCGCAGCATAGCCGTCCGCCGCCGCCGCCGACCGCCGGCCCGCGGCGCACCGGCCGGCCGCACCGCGAGTTTCCAGGACCACCGCGCGCCGCATCCGGTCCATACTCCACGATCAATCCGGACTCGGGTGACCTCCGGATGTCGAGTCGGCTCGGCGGGAGGACAGCATGCACGGGCGTCGCCGGCCCCGGACGGCCGCCGCCGGCGGCGGTGCGGCCCTGCTCGCGGTGGTCCTCCTGGCCGCGGTCCACGCGCCGCTCACCACCGGCGCGAAGGTCACCCCGACCCAGGGCGGCCGCGTGCTCGTCGAGGAGTCGCCGTCGGGGTGCAGCGCCGGCTTCTGCTACGCCCCCGCCGACATCGACATCCGCGACGGCGCCACCGTGACCTGGTTCAACAACAGCGCCGCCGCGCACACCGTCACCCGCTGCACCCCGGCGGCGTGCGCCGGCCAGGGCCCCGGCGACGGCCCCGACGCCCTCGGCGACAGCGGCCCGTTCGCCAACGGCGCCAGCTGGTTCTTCACCTTCCGCACCCCCGGCCGCTACGTCTACTACTGCAGCCTCCACGGCTACCGGGTGATGCACGGCTCGGTCACCGTCCACGCCGCCGGCCCGCAGGCCACGCCCACCCCGGCCCAGCCCCTCGGCGTCCCCCTGCCCGGGACCCCGTGATTCGTACCGGGCGAGGCACGCCTCCGAGCTGAGTCAGCCCTGGTTCAGTCCCAGGTAGCGGGCGGAGATGTCGGCGACGATCTCCTCGACCTCGGTCCGGTCGAAGCCGGCGACGAAGTCGCGCAGCACCTGCTCCTGGCGCTCGCCGAGGCGCTCGAGCA includes the following:
- a CDS encoding plastocyanin/azurin family copper-binding protein, coding for MHGRRRPRTAAAGGGAALLAVVLLAAVHAPLTTGAKVTPTQGGRVLVEESPSGCSAGFCYAPADIDIRDGATVTWFNNSAAAHTVTRCTPAACAGQGPGDGPDALGDSGPFANGASWFFTFRTPGRYVYYCSLHGYRVMHGSVTVHAAGPQATPTPAQPLGVPLPGTP
- a CDS encoding class I SAM-dependent methyltransferase codes for the protein MDRVFAALYDRLLAPSERGWLGEERRRLVGRASGDVLEIGGGTGANLAHYGEVDRLVITEPEEPMRRQLERRTRSLGRAVVVDDAPAERLPFADSSFDTVVSTLVLCTVRDPAAALTEIGRVLRPGGRLLFLEHVRGDGRRGRLQARFTPVWRVLAGGCHLDRDTVAAIRQHFEVRELTSLQPRGALEMVVRPGVVGVAVRA
- a CDS encoding hydrogenase expression protein HypE — encoded protein: MAGSGSGSPSFRGVSAVDEVHILWMTAGLSCDGDSVSMTAATQPSIEDVLLGTIPGLPKVHLHNPFLAYEVGEEFMEWFYRAERGELDPFVVVFEGSVPNENNKEEGYWAAFGTDRVTQQPITTCEWIDRLVHHAWAVVAVGTCAAYGGIHAMLGNPTGAMGLTDYLGKGWRSRCELPVINVPGCPAKPDNIMETLLAVLWHLAGLTETIPLDQLGRPTWLFNMMAREGCSRTGFNEHADFATGFNSVKCLAKQGCWGSVVNCNVSKRGWMGGIGGCPSVGGICIGCTMPGFPDRFMPFLDTPMGGKLVSELLPPQGLRLRAVRMIANAEVNVEPTWRAPEIT